A window of the Streptomyces sp. NBC_00250 genome harbors these coding sequences:
- a CDS encoding FHA domain-containing protein FhaB/FipA, translated as MSELTLTVMRLGFLAVLWLFVIVAVQVIRSDLFGTRVTQRGSRRQEARPQQQQQARQAAAPPQQRGQQPAGGGRQRRGAPTKLVVSEGTLTGTTVALQGQTITLGRAHDSTIVLDDDYASSRHARIYPDRDGQWIVEDLGSTNGTYLDRTRLTTATPVPLGAPIRIGKTVIELRK; from the coding sequence ATGTCAGAGCTGACCCTGACGGTCATGCGGTTGGGTTTCCTGGCCGTTCTGTGGCTGTTCGTCATCGTGGCCGTCCAGGTCATCCGCAGCGACCTCTTCGGTACGCGGGTCACCCAGCGCGGTTCGCGGCGCCAGGAGGCGCGACCTCAGCAGCAGCAGCAGGCGCGGCAGGCCGCCGCGCCGCCGCAGCAGCGCGGCCAGCAGCCCGCGGGCGGTGGGCGGCAGCGCCGCGGCGCCCCGACCAAGCTGGTCGTGTCCGAAGGCACCCTCACCGGCACGACCGTCGCCCTCCAGGGGCAGACGATCACGCTGGGCCGGGCGCACGATTCGACGATCGTGCTGGACGACGACTACGCGTCCAGCAGGCACGCCAGGATCTACCCGGACCGGGACGGCCAGTGGATCGTCGAGGATCTCGGGTCCACCAACGGCACGTATCTCGACCGGACCCGTCTCACCACCGCGACACCCGTTCCGCTGGGCGCGCCGATCCGCATCGGCAAGACCGTCATCGAGCTGCGGAAGTAG